From Chitinivibrionia bacterium, a single genomic window includes:
- a CDS encoding BrnA antitoxin family protein, translating to MRSEYDFSAAMSNPYARKLRKSVNIKVDTDTIEYFKNHAANMGMSYGNLINLYLSDCVAGKRNLTREFA from the coding sequence TTTCTGCGGCAATGTCAAATCCGTATGCTCGCAAATTGCGAAAATCCGTGAATATCAAGGTTGATACGGATACGATAGAATATTTCAAAAATCATGCGGCAAATATGGGTATGTCATACGGCAACCTCATAAATTTGTATTTGTCGGATTGTGTTGCAGGCAAAAGAAATTTAACAAGAGAATTTGCGTAG